One Campylobacter lari DNA segment encodes these proteins:
- a CDS encoding murein hydrolase activator EnvC family protein translates to MKKCFLLFLFSFSVLFANEIAQKQKDIKENERIVKQLSKKLEDLASEILDNEKNLKKIASEISTLTSKTSKLESSVKTQIKALEQLNAQNKDLLQNKNKIEGKIIDLIAKDFAYDLAIPKNYIESEDSIIALELVGVLDKIFKEEFYQISKDYEDISKKIEEKQTQITTINSNLKVYKDQIDELKNLRKKQEQEIAKQKTDKEIYTRKLSNLQAQQQELRKTLNKLKIIKEKEEEKLAQKKEDKKPNSNIKQVGSSYQTSSVKRYSGPKTIAPLESYTVKQKFGNYIDPIYNIKIYNENVVLKSDSANAAVRNVLDGKVVFAKATPTLKQVVIIENKDGIHTIYAHLDKIAPGVKVGRNIKKGYIIGRVESDLTFEVTQKNFHINPLEMIK, encoded by the coding sequence ATGAAAAAATGCTTTTTGCTTTTTTTGTTTTCTTTTTCTGTTTTATTTGCAAATGAAATTGCACAAAAGCAAAAAGATATTAAAGAAAATGAACGCATAGTAAAGCAACTTTCTAAAAAATTAGAAGATTTAGCAAGCGAAATTTTAGATAATGAGAAAAATTTAAAAAAAATTGCTTCAGAAATTAGCACTTTAACTTCAAAAACTTCTAAGCTTGAAAGCTCGGTAAAAACTCAAATAAAAGCGCTAGAGCAACTCAATGCGCAAAATAAAGATCTTTTGCAAAATAAAAACAAAATAGAAGGAAAAATAATTGATTTAATTGCTAAAGATTTTGCCTATGATTTGGCAATTCCTAAAAATTATATTGAAAGTGAAGATAGTATCATAGCTTTAGAATTAGTTGGGGTTTTAGATAAAATTTTCAAGGAAGAATTTTACCAAATTTCAAAAGATTATGAAGATATAAGCAAAAAAATAGAAGAAAAACAAACACAAATTACCACAATTAATAGCAATTTAAAAGTTTATAAAGATCAAATTGATGAGCTTAAAAATCTTAGAAAAAAGCAAGAGCAAGAAATAGCTAAGCAAAAAACAGATAAAGAAATTTATACTAGAAAACTTTCTAATTTACAAGCCCAACAACAAGAATTAAGAAAAACACTTAATAAATTAAAAATTATCAAAGAAAAAGAAGAAGAAAAATTAGCACAAAAAAAAGAAGATAAAAAGCCAAATTCAAACATAAAACAAGTGGGTTCAAGCTATCAAACAAGTAGTGTCAAGCGCTATAGTGGTCCTAAGACAATCGCCCCTTTAGAATCTTACACAGTAAAACAAAAATTTGGAAATTACATAGATCCTATTTATAATATTAAAATTTATAACGAAAATGTAGTTTTAAAAAGTGATAGCGCTAATGCTGCAGTAAGAAATGTCTTAGATGGTAAAGTGGTTTTTGCAAAAGCAACTCCAACTTTAAAACAAGTTGTGATTATCGAAAATAAAGATGGTATACATACTATTTATGCACATTTAGATAAAATTGCACCTGGGGTTAAAGTAGGTAGAAATATTAAAAAAGGTTATATTATAGGCAGGGTTGAGAGTGATTTAACTTTTGAAGTAACACAAAAGAATTTTCATATTAATCCTTTAGAGATGATTAAATAA
- the pyrH gene encoding UMP kinase encodes MNNKRKRVLVKFSGEALAGENGFGIENSILKYIASEIKSLINENVEVGIVIGGGNIIRGVSAARDGLIKRTSGDHMGMLATVINSIAMQEALESAGLDVRVQSAIQMEAFCETYIMRRAHRHLEKGRIVIFACGTGNPYFTTDTAATLRAVEIQADMIIKATKVDGIYDKDPKKYDDAIMLNELSYERALHDNIKVMDDTAIALAKDNVLPIVVCNMFKEGNLLKIIQGDMSLCSIVKNQD; translated from the coding sequence ATGAACAATAAAAGAAAAAGAGTATTGGTTAAATTTTCTGGGGAAGCTTTGGCTGGAGAAAATGGGTTTGGTATAGAAAATTCTATTTTAAAATACATAGCTTCTGAGATAAAAAGCTTAATTAATGAAAATGTTGAAGTAGGTATAGTAATAGGCGGTGGAAATATCATTAGAGGGGTATCTGCTGCAAGAGATGGACTTATAAAAAGAACAAGTGGCGATCATATGGGTATGCTTGCTACTGTGATTAATTCTATAGCTATGCAAGAAGCATTAGAAAGCGCTGGACTTGATGTAAGGGTTCAAAGTGCTATCCAAATGGAAGCATTTTGTGAAACTTATATTATGAGAAGAGCACATAGACACTTAGAAAAAGGACGTATAGTTATCTTTGCTTGTGGCACAGGTAATCCTTATTTTACAACAGATACTGCTGCGACTTTAAGAGCGGTAGAAATTCAAGCGGATATGATCATCAAAGCGACTAAAGTAGATGGAATTTATGATAAAGACCCTAAAAAATATGATGATGCTATTATGCTAAATGAATTAAGCTATGAAAGAGCTTTACATGATAATATAAAAGTTATGGATGATACAGCAATAGCTTTAGCTAAAGATAATGTTTTGCCTATTGTGGTATGTAATATGTTTAAAGAAGGAAATTTATTAAAAATTATTCAAGGCGATATGAGCTTATGCTCTATTGTTAAAAATCAAGATTAA
- a CDS encoding DNA-directed RNA polymerase subunit omega, which yields MRVEQIAAKALKKLKDDRYKLALVVAKRAEELANGAEPLVNLDKNKYKYTDIALHEIAEDKIVLEGFIEASK from the coding sequence ATGAGAGTAGAACAAATAGCTGCAAAAGCATTAAAAAAATTAAAAGATGATAGATATAAACTAGCTCTTGTAGTGGCTAAAAGAGCTGAAGAGCTTGCAAACGGTGCAGAACCTTTGGTAAATTTAGATAAAAATAAATACAAATATACCGACATTGCTTTACATGAAATAGCAGAAGACAAAATCGTTTTAGAGGGATTTATTGAAGCTAGTAAATGA
- the tyrS gene encoding tyrosine--tRNA ligase produces the protein MNIEEIIKEIKRGIAEIIDEERLVSLVKNYYEKGENFFVKAGFDPTAADLHLGHTVVLSKMALLQKHGAIVQFLIGDFTAQIGDPTGKSATRKKLDKEEVLKNAKTYEEQVFKILDPSKTQIHFNSKWLNELGAAGIVELTSTFSVARMLERDDFTKRFKEQSPISICEFLYPLLQGYDSVALKSDIEMGGTDQKFNLLMGRQLQRVYNCQKEQAVMMMPLLEGLDGVNKMSKSLGNYIGVTENAKDMYAKVLSISDELMFRYYELLSEKSLNEISQIKDDIKNGSLHPKKAKENLALEITARFHSSEYALKAKEEFDKVHSAKELPSDMPSFALEGSIWLAKAIVECKMESSTSAARRLINSNAVSVNGEKVQDEQYQLESGEYILQVGKRKFAKLKVI, from the coding sequence ATGAATATTGAAGAAATTATTAAAGAAATTAAACGAGGAATAGCAGAAATTATTGATGAAGAAAGATTAGTTTCTTTAGTAAAAAATTACTATGAAAAAGGTGAAAATTTTTTTGTAAAGGCTGGTTTTGATCCTACAGCTGCTGATTTGCATTTGGGTCATACTGTAGTTTTAAGTAAGATGGCTTTGCTTCAAAAGCATGGAGCTATAGTGCAGTTTTTAATAGGTGATTTTACTGCTCAAATCGGTGATCCAACAGGAAAAAGTGCTACAAGAAAAAAGCTTGATAAAGAGGAAGTGCTTAAAAATGCCAAAACCTATGAAGAGCAAGTTTTTAAGATTTTAGATCCAAGTAAAACTCAAATTCATTTTAATTCTAAGTGGCTAAATGAGCTTGGTGCTGCTGGTATAGTAGAACTTACTTCGACTTTTAGTGTTGCTAGAATGCTTGAAAGAGATGATTTTACCAAGCGTTTTAAAGAACAAAGTCCTATATCAATTTGTGAGTTTTTATATCCACTTTTACAAGGTTATGATAGTGTTGCATTAAAAAGTGATATAGAAATGGGTGGAACGGATCAAAAGTTTAATCTTTTAATGGGTAGACAGCTTCAAAGAGTATATAATTGCCAAAAAGAGCAAGCGGTGATGATGATGCCATTACTTGAAGGCCTTGATGGTGTAAATAAAATGAGTAAAAGCTTGGGAAATTATATCGGTGTGACTGAAAATGCCAAAGATATGTATGCTAAGGTTTTGAGTATAAGTGATGAGTTAATGTTTAGATATTATGAGCTTTTAAGTGAAAAAAGCTTAAATGAAATTTCACAAATAAAAGATGATATTAAAAATGGTTCATTACATCCTAAAAAAGCTAAGGAAAATTTAGCTTTGGAAATTACTGCACGTTTTCACTCAAGCGAATATGCGCTAAAAGCTAAGGAAGAATTTGATAAAGTTCATAGTGCAAAAGAGCTTCCTAGTGATATGCCAAGTTTTGCCTTGGAAGGTAGTATTTGGCTAGCAAAAGCTATAGTAGAGTGTAAAATGGAAAGCTCTACTTCAGCAGCTAGAAGATTGATTAATTCTAATGCAGTAAGTGTTAATGGAGAAAAAGTTCAAGATGAACAATACCAACTAGAAAGCGGTGAATATATTTTACAAGTTGGAAAAAGAAAATTTGCAAAATTAAAGGTAATATGA
- a CDS encoding RelA/SpoT family protein gives MKLVNDELLLDKLVDDVKNCKDLQRAKEILFMVFPQSAVLEKAVDFCIQKHEGQFRKSGEPYAVHPILVASFVAFLSPVQSMIIAALLHDVLEDTNCNEEELNANFGEEVTKLVQGLTKIVSIREDHLTRSNSNEKLAKSALTFRNMLLAGVEDVSVLVIKLCDRLHNMLTLNFLREDKQKRISEETLVVYAPIAHRLGISSIKNLLEDLSFKFLLPDEYAQIDNYINAKDQQIQLGFNEFISKIEMLFLENGFRQGSFVIHKRIKHNYSIYLKMQRKGVGLDEVLDLLGVRILVEKVYDCYLALGILHTHFNPLISRFKDYIALPKQNGYQTLHTTLFDAKNIIEAQIRTFDMHKTAEFGVAAHWKYKEGNITTPNLDWLADISMHGKEEGNNIQDCDAIELYEYAKDSLYIEDIAVYSPKGEIFTLPRGATALDFAYEVHTKVGLHAKTAFVNRMRVPLLTVLKNGDIVSIETSEEEFFRCSWIDSVKTGKARASIRDFCKQKKKELNNKIAINLLSTVFNKDSKLIEEWLEKEKFNKKLRQIALDFNYFKEVIIALRKYVGQNQVAKFEQNEQKFESIVIGSNYKITTINFDYCCRPKRGDEIIAFRHSTGATIHHKLCEQAMKMIEDNKEMVFVSWNDSSIKSYKIIVSIENKKGSLADFLTTLAKMQINVLSINSADSEPVVANYFEVQVELPNNVDVENVKERLKARYKILDFTSLNDAYNNH, from the coding sequence TTGAAGCTAGTAAATGATGAGTTATTGTTAGATAAACTTGTTGATGATGTTAAAAATTGTAAGGATTTACAAAGAGCAAAAGAAATCCTTTTTATGGTTTTTCCACAATCTGCTGTTTTAGAAAAAGCAGTAGATTTTTGTATCCAAAAACACGAAGGACAATTTAGAAAAAGTGGGGAACCATATGCAGTTCATCCTATATTAGTAGCTTCTTTTGTGGCATTTTTAAGCCCTGTACAGTCTATGATCATCGCTGCATTATTGCACGATGTGTTAGAAGATACAAATTGCAATGAAGAGGAATTAAATGCAAATTTTGGTGAAGAGGTAACCAAATTAGTTCAAGGCTTAACTAAAATAGTCAGTATTAGAGAAGATCATCTTACACGCTCTAATTCTAATGAAAAACTTGCAAAATCTGCTTTAACTTTTAGAAATATGCTTTTAGCTGGTGTTGAAGATGTGAGTGTGCTTGTAATAAAACTTTGCGATAGATTACACAATATGCTTACTTTAAATTTTTTAAGAGAAGATAAACAAAAAAGAATCAGCGAAGAAACCTTGGTAGTATATGCACCTATAGCTCACAGACTTGGAATTTCAAGTATAAAAAATTTACTTGAAGATTTAAGTTTTAAATTTTTACTACCCGATGAGTACGCACAAATTGATAATTATATAAATGCAAAAGATCAACAAATTCAACTTGGATTTAATGAATTTATTTCAAAGATAGAAATGTTATTTTTAGAGAATGGTTTTAGGCAAGGCAGTTTTGTTATACATAAAAGAATTAAACATAATTATTCTATTTATTTGAAAATGCAAAGAAAAGGTGTAGGACTTGATGAGGTTTTAGATCTTTTGGGTGTAAGAATTTTGGTAGAAAAAGTTTATGATTGTTACTTGGCCTTAGGAATTTTACATACGCATTTTAATCCTTTAATCTCAAGATTTAAAGACTATATAGCCTTGCCAAAACAAAATGGTTATCAAACCTTACACACAACACTTTTTGATGCAAAAAATATTATAGAAGCTCAAATTCGCACCTTTGATATGCATAAGACTGCTGAATTTGGCGTGGCAGCACATTGGAAATACAAAGAAGGAAACATAACAACACCAAATTTAGATTGGCTTGCAGATATTTCCATGCATGGTAAAGAAGAAGGAAATAATATACAAGATTGTGATGCTATTGAGCTTTATGAATATGCAAAAGATAGTTTATATATAGAAGATATAGCGGTGTATTCCCCAAAAGGTGAGATTTTTACTTTGCCGCGTGGAGCCACGGCTTTGGATTTTGCATATGAGGTTCATACTAAAGTAGGGCTTCATGCAAAAACTGCTTTTGTTAATCGTATGAGAGTGCCACTTTTAACTGTGTTAAAAAATGGAGATATAGTTAGCATTGAAACTTCAGAGGAAGAATTTTTTAGATGTTCTTGGATAGATAGTGTTAAAACAGGAAAGGCTAGGGCTAGTATAAGAGATTTTTGTAAGCAAAAGAAAAAAGAATTAAATAATAAAATTGCTATAAATCTTTTATCTACAGTATTTAATAAAGATTCTAAGCTTATAGAAGAGTGGCTTGAAAAAGAAAAATTTAACAAAAAGCTCAGACAAATTGCCTTGGATTTTAATTATTTTAAAGAGGTAATTATAGCTCTTAGAAAATATGTAGGGCAAAATCAAGTAGCTAAATTTGAGCAAAATGAGCAAAAATTTGAAAGTATAGTAATTGGTTCTAACTATAAAATAACCACGATTAATTTTGATTATTGTTGTAGACCTAAAAGAGGGGATGAAATCATTGCTTTTAGACACTCAACTGGAGCAACGATACACCATAAACTTTGCGAGCAAGCAATGAAAATGATAGAAGATAATAAAGAAATGGTTTTTGTTTCTTGGAATGATAGCTCGATAAAAAGTTACAAAATCATCGTTTCTATAGAAAATAAAAAAGGTTCTTTAGCAGATTTTCTAACTACTTTAGCTAAAATGCAAATTAATGTTTTAAGTATCAATTCAGCTGATTCAGAGCCCGTGGTGGCAAATTATTTTGAAGTGCAGGTTGAATTACCTAATAATGTAGATGTTGAAAATGTAAAAGAAAGATTAAAAGCTAGATATAAAATCTTGGATTTTACATCTTTAAATGATGCGTATAATAATCACTAA